The Pirellulales bacterium genome window below encodes:
- a CDS encoding di-heme oxidoredictase family protein has translation MRHVLSSGLRFWIVISAAVFIVVGGGGSVYAQAGGGGRLVAGGNQPAANAKPEPTEAQIQSGRDLFLKRWKQADFATPTGDGLGPVFNGRSCAECHGMIGPGGAGTNEHNVDLLSVTPPNQKNLDRKMFAERMTAIHPAFTADFGSVRPNVTLHKFGTDPAYGEWRHGLLGLVSNDKEPDANLRSLVKRQIAAYEGAGKHYSTEKAMLKWDRQVDLTITQRSTPALFGSGLIDEIRDEVLQETAKAQANRRDTVKGKVAAARGGSPGKFGWRGQTATLQEFVMGACANELGLEVPGHSQGINPMDPAYRARGLDLTQSQCADLTAFVASLPRPTQRQPKNIDELRLWNAGEQVFNSIGCATCHMRTLDSVDGLYSDLLLHDLGPKLADPAGANPTSGPGAATTAYYGGPADVFVQVPPITRRQWRTPPLWGVADSAPYLHDGRAVTLQEAIEAHGGEALPAAKRFAALPIVEQVRMIAFLSSLAAPSARILVAQK, from the coding sequence ATGCGCCATGTTCTGTCGAGCGGATTGCGCTTTTGGATCGTCATTTCAGCGGCGGTTTTCATCGTGGTCGGTGGAGGCGGCAGCGTCTACGCGCAAGCTGGCGGCGGTGGGCGGCTCGTGGCTGGCGGAAATCAACCGGCCGCAAACGCGAAGCCAGAGCCGACCGAAGCACAAATCCAGTCCGGCCGAGATCTGTTCTTGAAGCGATGGAAGCAAGCCGATTTCGCGACGCCGACGGGCGACGGGCTGGGGCCAGTGTTCAATGGCCGTTCATGCGCGGAATGTCATGGAATGATCGGACCCGGCGGCGCAGGGACGAACGAACATAATGTCGATCTATTGAGCGTTACCCCGCCCAACCAAAAGAACCTTGATCGCAAAATGTTCGCCGAACGGATGACCGCCATCCATCCGGCGTTTACCGCGGACTTCGGTTCCGTGCGTCCCAACGTCACTCTGCACAAATTCGGAACCGATCCGGCCTACGGCGAATGGCGCCACGGTCTGCTAGGACTTGTCTCGAATGACAAGGAGCCCGACGCGAACTTGCGCAGTCTCGTGAAAAGGCAGATCGCCGCCTATGAGGGTGCGGGCAAACATTACAGCACTGAGAAGGCCATGCTTAAATGGGACCGTCAGGTGGACCTCACGATCACCCAGCGCAGCACTCCAGCGCTTTTCGGCTCGGGGCTGATCGATGAGATTCGCGACGAAGTGCTTCAAGAAACCGCCAAGGCACAGGCGAATCGGCGTGATACCGTGAAGGGAAAGGTCGCCGCGGCGCGTGGCGGGTCGCCCGGCAAGTTCGGCTGGCGCGGACAGACAGCGACACTCCAAGAGTTCGTGATGGGGGCTTGCGCGAACGAACTTGGCCTGGAGGTCCCGGGCCACAGTCAGGGGATCAATCCGATGGATCCAGCCTATCGCGCCAGAGGACTTGATTTGACCCAATCGCAATGCGCCGATCTGACGGCGTTTGTCGCCAGTTTGCCGCGCCCGACGCAACGGCAGCCTAAGAACATCGACGAGCTAAGACTTTGGAACGCCGGAGAGCAAGTCTTCAACTCGATCGGCTGCGCGACGTGCCACATGCGAACTCTCGACAGCGTCGATGGCCTTTATAGCGATCTGTTGCTCCACGATCTGGGTCCCAAACTGGCTGACCCGGCTGGCGCCAATCCGACTTCTGGTCCCGGAGCAGCGACGACGGCCTATTACGGCGGACCGGCCGACGTGTTCGTGCAAGTGCCTCCGATCACACGCCGCCAGTGGCGCACGCCGCCGCTTTGGGGCGTGGCCGATTCGGCCCCATATCTGCACGACGGCCGAGCCGTCACGCTCCAAGAGGCAATCGAGGCCCACGGCGGCGAGGCATTGCCGGCGGCCAAGCGGTTTGCCGCCTTGCCAATCGTAGAGCAAGTCAGAATGATCGCGTTCTTGAGCAGCCTGGCAGCGCCGAGCGCGCGGATTCTCGTCGCGCAGAAATAG
- a CDS encoding IS4 family transposase: LGGFLGRRHDGQPGVKTLWRGWRRLTDLVIGYRLPRGP; the protein is encoded by the coding sequence ACTGGGAGGATTTCTCGGCCGTCGTCATGATGGTCAACCCGGTGTAAAAACTCTCTGGCGTGGCTGGCGTCGGCTCACTGACTTGGTCATAGGCTACCGACTCCCCCGCGGACCATGA
- a CDS encoding carboxymuconolactone decarboxylase family protein gives MRITIDSAQVAKTFAKFKENPSFQESAQLFARGRPVLEMLQAMAMNENVLRAFSGLESIYPNGTLERGILEKVILRVSQLHECQFCVNSHLDIMRSLGMSDDLTAAGLHSQRERLAVEYAELVTRDSNRIPDDFFARLAESFNEPQIVELTFLIGLITMLNRFNNALDVRYNGEMTSVAVQ, from the coding sequence ATGCGCATCACCATCGACTCGGCACAAGTCGCCAAGACGTTTGCAAAGTTCAAGGAGAATCCGTCGTTCCAAGAGAGCGCGCAGTTATTCGCGCGCGGGCGGCCGGTGCTCGAAATGCTCCAGGCCATGGCGATGAATGAAAACGTGCTGCGGGCGTTCTCCGGACTGGAGAGCATTTATCCGAACGGCACGCTCGAACGCGGCATTCTGGAAAAAGTGATCCTCCGCGTTTCGCAGTTGCATGAATGCCAATTCTGCGTCAATTCGCATCTCGACATCATGCGCTCGCTGGGAATGTCCGACGATCTGACCGCGGCCGGCCTTCATTCCCAGCGCGAGCGATTGGCAGTCGAATATGCGGAGCTGGTCACGCGGGATTCCAATCGAATTCCCGACGATTTCTTCGCCCGGCTCGCTGAATCCTTTAACGAACCTCAGATCGTGGAGCTGACGTTTCTGATCGGCCTGATCACGATGCTCAATCGATTCAACAACGCGCTGGACGTGCGCTACAACGGGGAAATGACGAGCGTGGCGGTTCAATGA